A window from Sordaria macrospora chromosome 2, complete sequence encodes these proteins:
- a CDS encoding mitochondrial 37S ribosomal protein uS9m, translating to MMASLRHSITNALRSSRQACSKSAQWQQSLDQQFGALRISGSRSLSTFTNESNPNVDGQFVAAPALSSDYFRLHPHARAVPISPSYFTRTPRFYDNYLSLERLMEEYEDLPVIPAAAVERVAWKTLDDIRQELGEQVKASEFARCLTLIKRLNSIHPDLKPQEIKDVLDSFKRNVQPYTNVAKPIPIDQFGRACGVGRRKASSARAYVVEGTGEVLVNGKTLADYFGRVHDRESAVWALRATKRIDKYNVWVKVEGGGTTGQAEAITLAIAKALLAHEPALKPALRRAGCVTRDPRKVERKKHGHLKARKMPTWVKR from the exons ATGATGGCATCTCTTAGACACAGCATTACCAACGCTCTTCGGAGCTCCCGCCAGGCCTGCTCCAAGTCGGCGCAATGGCAGCAGTCGCTTGACCAGCAATTCGGCGCTTTGCGCATCAGCGGCTCGAGGTCGCTGTCCACCTTCACCAACGAATCCAACCCGAATGTAGATGGCCAATTCGTCGCCGCCCCAGCGCTCAGCAGCGACTACTTCAGACTCCATCCCCATGCCCGTGCCGTCCCCATTTCGCCCTCGTACTTCACCCGAACGCCCCGGTTCTACGACAATTACCTCTCCCTAGAAAGGCTCATGGAGGAGTACGAAGACCTTCCTGTCATTCCCGCGGCCGCCGTCGAGCGCGTGGCCTGGAAGACGCTCGACGACATCAGGCAGGAGCTCGGCGAGCAGGTCAAGGCGTCCGAGTTCGCAAGGTGTCTAACCCTCATCAAGCGGCTCAACTCGATCCACCCCGACCTCAAGCCACAAGAGATCAAGGACGTGCTTGACAGCTTCAAGCGCAACGTGCAACCCTACACAAACGTCGCCAAGCCGATCCCGATCGACCAGTTTGGCCGCGCCTGCGGCGTCGGCAGGAGAAAGGCCTCGAGTGCTCGGGCGTACGTGGTGGAGGGTACCGGCGAGGTTCTGGTCAACGGCAAGACCCTGGCCGACTACTTTGGGCGGGTTCACGATCGCGAGAGCGCCGTCTGGGCTCTGCGCGCGACAAAGCGCATCGACAAGTACAACGTCTGGGTCAAGGTGGAGGGTGGTGGCACCACGGGTCAGGCAGAGGCCATTACGCTGGCGATCGCCAAGGCGCTGCTGGCTCATGAGCCTGCTCTGAAGCCGGCATTAAGAAGGG CCGGATGTGTCACACGCGACCCGAGAAAGgttgaaagaaagaagcacGGCCATCTCAAGGCCAGAAAGATGCCTACCTGGGTCAAGAGATAG
- a CDS encoding elongation factor 1 gamma domain-containing protein encodes MAFGKLYTYEANPRSTAILAVAKANNLDIEVVNVDLEAANEDYKKVNPLAKVPTFVGADGYTLYECIAIAIYVASQNEKTTLLGKTKQDYASILKWLSFFNSEVLPHLGAWYRPLLGKVPYNKKAVEDAQAAALKAISVAEAHLKNNTFLVGERITLADLFATGIVARGFEFFFDKAWRAEFPNVTRWYETVYNQPIYSAVAAPFALLDTPKLTNVAPKKAEAPKPAAAPAAAAAAEEEAPKPKHPLEALPRASFPLDEWKRQYSNIDTPDALKWFWENVPFTEYSIWKVGYKYNDELTMTFMSNNLIGGFNNRLEASRKYLFGCASVYGTNNDSVIQGAFVIRGDDWKPVFDVAPDYESYEFTKLDPQNPEDRAFVEAEWSWDKPALVNGKEYPHASGKVFK; translated from the exons ATGGCTTTCGGAAAGCTTTACACCTACGAG GCGAACCCCCGCTCCACGGCCATCTTGGCCGTCGCGAAGGCCAACAACCTCGACATTGAGGTTGTCAACGTCGACCTCGAGGCTGCCAACGAGGACTACAAGAAGGTCAACCCTCTCGCCAAGGTCCCCACCTTTGTTGGCGCCGACGGCTACACTCTCTACGAGTGCATTGCCATCGCCATCTATG TTGCTTCCCAGAACGAGAAGACCACTCTCCTCGGCAAGACCAAGCAGGA CTATGCCTCTATCCTGAAGTGGctctctttcttcaactCGGAGGTCCTCCCCCACCTCGGTGCCTGGTACCGCCCTCTCCTTGGCAAGGTCCCCTACAACAAGAAGGCTGTTGAGGACGCTCAGGCGGCTGCCCTCAAGGCCATCTCTGTTGCTGAGGCCCacctcaagaacaacacctTCCTTGTTGGCGAGCGCATCACCCTTGCCGATCTCTTCGCCACTGGCATCGTTGCCCGCGGCTTCGAGTTCTTCTTCGACAAGGCCTGGCGCGCCGAGTTCCCCAACGTCACCCGTTGGTACGAGACTGTCTACAACCAGCCTATCTACTCCGCCGTTGCCGCTCCCTTCGCTCTCCTTGACACCCCCAAGTTGACCAACGTCGCCCCCAAGAAGGCTGAGGCTCCCAAGCCCGCTGCCGCccccgccgctgccgctgccgctgaggaggaggcccccaagcccaagcacCCCCTTGAGGCTCTTCCCCGCGCTTCTTTCCCCCTCGATGAGTGGAAGCGTCAGTACTCCAACATCGACACCCCCGATGCCCTCAAGTGGTTCTGGGAGAACGTTCCCTTCACTGAGTACTCGATCTGGAAGGTCGGCTACAAGTACAACGATGAGCTCACCATGACTTTCATGTCCAACAACCTCATCGGTGGCTTCAACAACCGTCTCGAGGCTTCTCGCAAGTACCTCTTCGGCTGCGCCTCCGTCTACGGCACCAACAACGACTCCGTCATCCAGGGCGCCTTCGTCATCCGTGGCGATGACTGGAAGCCCGTCTTCGACGTCGCTCCCGATTATGAGAGCTACGAGTTCACCAAGCTCGACCCCCAGAACCCTGAGGATCGCGCTTTTGTCGAGGCTGAGTGGTCCTGGGACAAGCCTGCCCTTGTCAACGGCAAGGAGTACCCCCACGCCTCCGGCAAGGTCTTCAAATAA